From the genome of Grus americana isolate bGruAme1 chromosome 16, bGruAme1.mat, whole genome shotgun sequence:
ttcaaaatattaatcaCAAGAAGTAGGTGAAAGTAATGCTTAAAAAGAATCTGCAGAGTGAGAATGATCAACTTGTTCAGGAAGACATTCTGACTAACTCACAAGAGGGATAGGAATGTGACAGCTGCCACTGAAAGGCAGCTACAATGAAGATAAATTTGATTGAAAACTACAAAATAGTACTGTATGTCAAAGCCAGGAAGATCAGCTATGACCCCTAGTTTTTTATCAGTATACTGAGAACCAAAACTGTTTCTTGTCGAGATTCTTTACAATACATATAAACTTTCCTCTGTGACATTGGCACTGTGATTATGCTTTACTATGAAAGGAGACTTGGAAGAATGATCCAATTTGtgacaatgaaataaaatataattaccTTTACTACAATCCCAGATGGAATATGCTTCAAGACAACACAGTTGTTTGTCTTATTTGTGGCTTGACCTCCTGGGCCGTCGCCTCTTACAAACTGTTCTTTTAATTCTGTCTCAGTTAGTCCAAGGAGATTGAAAgagttcttttttcctgctgcctgaAGTAAGGGCACTCTGGGCAGAGAAAATTGCTGCTTCCTTAAAATCCATGGTTTCCATGACGGTGTTCGTACTTCTCTCAGTAagaatgtaaaatgaaataagcTTGGAACGTTCATACAGAAACGAGGACAGAGTTTCTCTGGAATGAAACCTGAAACAGAAGTGAGGAATGAAGTTTACTATGAGAATCCTTGTTTTAAGATGATCTAGTTTAGCAGCATGTCTTAAGTGATATTTTGATATTCAGGTTTATTTTCAAGGATACTTGAACTGGTTTTGTAGGCATTTGCCTTGAAATATTTACCATTGTGAATGGAATTTTGGTTCTCATTGCAATTAGGTTTCTTAAAATAGTCaagattattattttgttgttgaaaGGGATCtggaaaacagtaaataaattagTACTCTACCACCACTTGGAAAATactaaaggagaggaaagggaggcTATTTCTATCTCACAGTCTGACTGGGAAGCCTTTGCAGATGCTCCACTCGTGCCCAGGTTGTGTCTTGCTAGCAACAGTATCTGCAATTCATGTGTCAACACATGTTTGAGCTACATCAAGGGGGGACAGGTGAGGGTGCAGGAATCTGCCTCTGAGGTTGCCTTAAACAGTGCTCCAAGCTACTGAAAGAAACCTGCTggtttctttaaattaaaaaagaacaagactGCACGTAGAACATTTCTGTCCCAAGGATGTGGATATCAGAAGTCAGTTCTGGCAGAACAGAGCTCGAGTAGTTTAAACAAGTCAGAATGGAAAGGCGGATTTTTACCTGTAAGAACGATGTGTGACTGCTCAGTCAAAACGGTACACAGAACATTGGCAGGTGTGTTTACAGTTACAGACTGGTGAATCCGAGTTCTGAGATTCCTTTTTTATGCTAGTAGTTAGTACAGGAAACATAGTAATCCTTATTTAAACAGATCACATGATCTAGACTTGTCTTTTGACCTTGCTCCATTACAGCAGTTTCCAAATTTTGAGGTCAGGCTTTAGCGTGCATAGGTGAGTGGTTTAATACAGTGAATGTGAAAAACTCCAAATGAGAAGTGATCTTCTATGGTGATGCTGTTAACAAACTTGCCCATCCTGTCGTACTCTCATAACTTTCTATCTAGTCCATCCTACGgcttggaggaaaaagaattgAGTAAGTAGAGCACTGCATTTTCAAGTACTACTTCAGATGCTGATTCTTCTCAGCTAAAGTTATTAACAAAGGCAGAAAAGTATGCATGGAAGTATGTGTTATTGTCATGGAGAATGAGGAACGTCAGGTTCTACTGTCAAAATGGCACTCTTCAACAGGGCATTAAGTAAGCAATTAAAGCAATACATGCTATTatgcttcaaatattttatttgattcagaagaaaatacttcagcttgtgaagaagcagcagttaGCAATAAACATCCATAAAAGTTGAATATAACTGttgaaataaaagtaactttaagaaagattttattgGCAAGTAAAGATGTCCGCTTGGTGGCACTAGAAGgtagtaacttttttttttcctgcaaaaaaaaatgtgcagaaaaaaaccccagcagaaCTAGTACCTAGGTCTGA
Proteins encoded in this window:
- the MTRFR gene encoding mitochondrial translation release factor in rescue, with product MNVPSLFHFTFLLREVRTPSWKPWILRKQQFSLPRVPLLQAAGKKNSFNLLGLTETELKEQFVRGDGPGGQATNKTNNCVVLKHIPSGIVVKCHQTRSAEQNRKLAREILQEKVDLFYKGEDSDVFKEKKASEKKKQEKKRRAKENLERKKHFKEMQQLDKK